One window of Treponema denticola genomic DNA carries:
- the citF gene encoding citrate lyase subunit alpha, whose protein sequence is MNNILGREGLDNPFKGAFVNKKNAKYELTKDVKPAFGKTLSQALDELKLHDGMVISFHHHLRNGDYVLDMVMREIKKRGIKDLTVMASSIFPCHEILVELMEDGTVTQLMTSYMSGPVAKAVSYGKCKKPVIMTTHGGRPRMILEKEVTIDAAFLASPCVDDQGNISGSEGRSFCGSLGYAVADAQMAKKTIAVTDTRVSKVKRADIEGRFVDMVVEVDKIGDPAGIVSGTTQITKDPIGLKIARDCRTLIEHSGLFKNGFSMQTGAGGISLAVADEMHRAMKEKNIKGSFGCGGITGYFVKMLEEGLFEDLYDVQCFDLSAVDSTEKNANHHKISADLYANPNNPDHVAGKLDVVILGASEIDLDYNVNVTTGSDGIILGGSGGHADTAAGAKLSIIVSKLFNARISCLVDKVRTVTTPGETIDVFVTDRGIAINPRHADLIKKLKAETNLEIKTIEELKEIAESFTGKPQVKPRSGEVVGISTYRDGTVLDVINKV, encoded by the coding sequence ATGAATAACATACTTGGAAGAGAAGGCTTGGACAATCCTTTTAAGGGAGCCTTTGTAAATAAAAAAAATGCAAAATATGAGCTTACAAAAGATGTAAAACCCGCCTTCGGGAAAACCTTATCCCAAGCCCTTGATGAGCTTAAACTCCATGACGGAATGGTTATAAGTTTTCATCATCACCTTAGAAACGGCGACTATGTTCTTGATATGGTAATGAGGGAAATTAAAAAAAGAGGAATCAAAGATTTGACCGTAATGGCTTCTTCGATTTTCCCCTGCCATGAAATTTTGGTTGAACTTATGGAAGACGGAACGGTTACCCAACTTATGACCTCCTATATGTCAGGGCCTGTTGCAAAGGCTGTAAGTTACGGTAAGTGTAAAAAGCCCGTAATTATGACTACCCACGGCGGACGACCCAGAATGATTTTAGAAAAAGAGGTTACGATAGACGCTGCCTTTTTAGCTTCGCCCTGTGTAGACGATCAAGGAAATATTTCAGGCTCCGAAGGAAGGTCATTTTGCGGTTCCCTAGGTTATGCCGTAGCCGATGCTCAAATGGCAAAAAAAACTATAGCCGTTACCGATACAAGAGTTTCAAAGGTTAAAAGAGCAGACATTGAAGGCCGTTTTGTAGACATGGTAGTAGAGGTAGATAAAATAGGAGACCCGGCAGGTATTGTAAGCGGAACAACTCAGATTACAAAAGATCCGATCGGCTTAAAAATAGCCCGCGACTGCCGCACTCTTATTGAGCACTCAGGTCTTTTTAAGAACGGCTTTAGTATGCAGACCGGAGCAGGCGGTATTTCTCTTGCTGTTGCGGATGAAATGCACAGAGCCATGAAAGAAAAAAACATAAAGGGAAGTTTCGGCTGCGGCGGAATTACAGGCTATTTTGTAAAGATGCTTGAAGAAGGCCTTTTTGAAGATCTTTACGATGTTCAGTGTTTTGACCTTTCGGCCGTAGATTCTACCGAAAAAAATGCAAATCATCACAAGATTTCAGCCGACCTTTATGCAAACCCTAACAATCCCGACCATGTTGCAGGAAAGCTTGACGTCGTTATCCTTGGTGCAAGCGAAATAGATTTGGACTATAACGTAAACGTAACCACCGGTTCCGATGGGATTATATTGGGAGGTTCGGGAGGTCATGCCGATACGGCAGCCGGAGCAAAACTTTCGATAATCGTTTCAAAGCTCTTCAATGCCCGCATTTCTTGTCTCGTCGATAAGGTCCGCACCGTAACAACTCCGGGAGAAACAATCGATGTCTTTGTTACTGACAGAGGTATTGCAATTAATCCTCGCCATGCAGATTTAATCAAAAAGCTGAAGGCGGAAACAAATCTTGAAATTAAAACTATCGAAGAATTAAAAGAAATTGCAGAATCCTTTACGGGAAAACCTCAAGTTAAGCCCCGTTCCGGCGAAGTGGTGGGAATAAGCACCTACCGTGACGGCACCGTTTTGGATGTCATAAATAAGGTTTAA
- a CDS encoding HpcH/HpaI aldolase/citrate lyase family protein, translated as MKNRRSMLFMPGNNPGMLVSADILGADSIIYDLEDAVSLDEKDSARTLVRNALSFLKFTHSEITVRINPIDSPYWEKDLEAIIPVLPDGIVIPKASVDAVHSVEQKINEIKKAHNITKNFSFLMLVESARGIMDVNSIAKASSLIQGLLLGGEDYSVDMGIQRTRLSKELEYARFSLTTAAHAYGLDSLDTPFTDVEDFDGLRLDTAFSKSIGFSGRLVINPRQVEEIHKIFSPSSAEIERAEAILQAAEEAKQKGLGVFSFKGKMVDLPVIKRAQALYDSAKNWGLIK; from the coding sequence ATGAAGAATAGAAGAAGTATGCTTTTTATGCCCGGTAATAATCCGGGAATGTTGGTATCGGCCGATATTTTGGGAGCGGATTCCATCATTTACGATTTGGAAGATGCCGTCTCCCTTGATGAAAAAGACTCGGCCCGTACTCTGGTGCGGAATGCTCTTTCCTTTTTAAAGTTTACCCATTCCGAAATCACTGTAAGAATAAACCCCATCGACTCCCCTTATTGGGAAAAGGACTTGGAGGCAATTATTCCCGTTCTTCCCGACGGAATCGTAATTCCTAAGGCTTCGGTCGATGCCGTCCACTCGGTCGAGCAAAAAATAAACGAGATAAAAAAGGCTCACAATATCACTAAGAATTTCAGCTTTCTTATGCTGGTAGAATCGGCCCGCGGAATTATGGATGTAAATTCGATAGCCAAGGCCTCATCGCTGATTCAAGGCCTTCTTTTAGGCGGCGAAGATTATTCGGTCGATATGGGAATTCAGCGTACCCGTCTTTCAAAAGAACTGGAATACGCTCGCTTTAGTTTGACGACAGCCGCCCATGCATACGGTTTGGATTCCCTTGATACACCCTTTACGGATGTAGAAGACTTTGATGGCCTAAGGCTCGATACGGCCTTTAGTAAGAGCATAGGATTTTCGGGCCGCTTGGTTATCAATCCCCGTCAGGTCGAAGAGATTCATAAAATATTTTCTCCTTCAAGTGCCGAAATTGAAAGAGCCGAGGCTATTTTACAGGCTGCGGAAGAAGCAAAACAAAAGGGCTTAGGCGTATTCAGCTTTAAGGGAAAGATGGTCGACTTACCGGTTATCAAGAGGGCTCAAGCTCTTTATGATTCTGCCAAAAACTGGGGCTTGATAAAATAG
- the citD gene encoding citrate lyase acyl carrier protein: MQIKREAVCGTLQSNDCLVRIVPSEKLELDLKSSVLNEFGAQIKKTVQEVLDEFEVKNAKLFIEDKGALDCTIKARVETALRRANEE, translated from the coding sequence ATGCAAATAAAACGAGAAGCGGTTTGCGGAACACTCCAATCAAATGATTGCCTTGTCCGTATTGTTCCTTCCGAAAAACTTGAACTTGACTTAAAAAGCTCTGTTTTAAACGAATTCGGTGCACAAATTAAAAAAACGGTGCAGGAAGTATTGGATGAGTTTGAAGTAAAAAATGCCAAGCTCTTTATCGAAGACAAGGGTGCCTTAGATTGTACAATCAAGGCCCGTGTAGAAACAGCATTGAGGCGCGCAAATGAAGAATAG
- a CDS encoding BrnA antitoxin family protein yields MNTIVTMTLDDLKKTPLTEEEKQTIRKAKSIPTDDCPKQSKEELAKFRPWYEVHQKSETSIKIDADVLEWFKAQGKGYKTKINAVLRSYAFG; encoded by the coding sequence ATGAATACTATAGTAACTATGACATTAGATGATTTAAAGAAAACTCCGCTCACCGAAGAAGAAAAACAAACTATCCGAAAGGCAAAGTCTATACCTACTGATGACTGCCCCAAACAATCTAAAGAGGAGCTTGCTAAATTCAGACCATGGTATGAAGTGCATCAAAAAAGTGAAACCAGTATTAAAATAGATGCTGATGTATTGGAATGGTTTAAAGCTCAAGGTAAAGGCTATAAAACAAAAATCAATGCTGTTTTACGCTCTTACGCGTTCGGCTGA
- a CDS encoding BrnT family toxin, producing MIFEWDEIKNETNIKKHDGISFKIAARVFLDSKRIEKYDEQHSTLEEQRWNAIGLVEDVLNEYYSNYDIR from the coding sequence GTGATTTTTGAATGGGATGAGATCAAAAATGAAACTAACATAAAAAAGCATGACGGTATTTCATTCAAAATAGCTGCTCGTGTATTTCTTGACAGTAAGCGTATAGAAAAATATGATGAGCAGCATTCAACCCTTGAAGAACAGCGTTGGAATGCAATTGGTCTTGTTGAAGATGTGCTTAATGAATACTATAGTAACTATGACATTAGATGA